The Pseudomonas benzenivorans region GGCGCCGAAGAGCTGCGCGGTGGGCGCGGAGATCGCCGCCAGCCTCTATGAGCGGGCCCTGCTCGACCTGCAGGCACCTATCCAGCGGGTCACCGCGCCGGACATCCCGCCGCCGCTGTACCGCCTGGAGCAACTCTATATCCCGGGCGTCGAGGACATTCTCGCGGCCTGCGACACGGTGCTGAACTACGCCTGAACCCTGGGCGCGCCCAGACACAGACTCAGGAGCGAACCATGAAGTATTTCAAGCTGCCCGACCTGGGCGAAGGCCTGCAGGAAGCCGAGATCGTCGAGTGGCACGTCAAGGCCGGCGACGCGGTGAAGACCGACCAGCTGCTGGTGTCGGTGGAGACCGCCAAGGCCATAGTCGACATCCCCGCGCCCTATGACGGCGTGGTGCACAAGACCTTCGGCGCCGAGGGCGACATCCTGCACGTCGGCGAGCCGCTGCTGGCCTACGAGGGCGAGGCCGATTCCGGCACCGTGGTCGGCCGCCTGGAGGGCGGCGGCGAGGCCCAGGCCGACAGCTTCTTCGTCGGCGCCGCGCCCTCGACCCGCGAGCACCTGGCGCCGCGCGCGACCCCGGCGGTGCGCCAGCTGGCCCGCCAGCTGGGGGTCGACCTGAGCACGCTGCAGGGCAGCGGCAGCGACGGTCTGATCACCCGCGCCGATGTCGAGGCCGCCACCCAGAGCGCCCGCGACAAGTTCGGCGGCGAGAAGCTGCGCGGCGTGCGGCGCAGCATGGCGATCAACATGGCCCGCTCCCACGCCGAGGTGGTGCCGGTGGTCATAGTCGGCGACGCCGACCTGCACCGCTGGACCCAGGCCCGCGACCCGCTGGTGCGCCTGGCCCAGGCCATCGCCGTGGCCTGCCGGGCCGAGCCGGTGCTCAACAGCTGGTTCGACGGCAAGAGCCTGTCGATCAAGCAGCACGAGCAGCTCGACCTGGGCATCGCCGTGGACAGTCCCGAGGGCCTGTTCGTGCCGGTGCTGCGCAACGTCGGCGCACGCAGCGCCGAGGACCTGAAGAAGGGGGCCGAGCGCCTGCGCGCCGACGTCAAGGCGCGCTCCATTCCGCCCCAGGAGATGATGGGCGCGACCCTGACCCTGTCCAACTTCGGCACCCTGTTCGGCCGCTACGCCAACCCCATCGTGGTGCCGCCGCAGGTGGCGATCATCGGCGCTGGCGGCATCCGCGACGAGCCGGTGGCGGTGGATGGCAAGGTGGTGGTGCACCCGATCCTGCCGCTGTCGCTGACCTTCGACCACCGCGCGGTCACCGGCGGCGAGGCGGCGCGCTTCCTCAAGGCCCTGGTGCAGGCGCTGGAACGGGCCGAGGCCTGAGCGGGCGCGGCGCCTCGCCGCCGCGCCCGTGCCGTTACTGCCGCGGGGCGAAGCGGAACACCAGCAGCAGGCCGAGGAGAATCGCCAGCATGCCGCCCAGGGCGCTGGTCGACAGACGATTGCCGAGGATCAGGTAGTCCATGGCCGCGGTGACCACCGGCACTAGGTAGAACAGGCTGGTGACGTCGACCAGGTTACCGGCGCGGATCAGGCGATACAGCAGCAGCTGCGCGGCCACCGAGATGACCAGGGCCATCCACAGCAGGGGCACCAGGAAGTCCAGGGAGAAGCGCAGCTGCCAGGGCTGGAAGGGCAGCACCAGCACGCAGGCCAGCAGGCTGACGCCGTACTGCAGCGGCAGCACGGCCATGGGCGCCTGCTCCTGGCCTTTCTGGCGGATCGCCCCGAGGGTCATGCACGCCAGTGCCGCCAGGGCAAACAGCATGCCCTCGGCGGACAGGCGACTGTGCTGCAGACCCTCGTTCACCACCAGGCCGAGGCCGCCCAGGGCCATGCCCAGGCCGACCAGGCGCAGCGCGGCGAAGCGCCGTTCCAGCAGGGCCAGGGTGAGGATGGGTTGCACGCCGAGCACGGTGGCCAGTACCCCGGGAGTGAGCCCGCGGTCCAGGGCCAGCAGGTAGCAGATGGTGTAGCCGCCGATCATCAGCAACCCGGTCAGCAGCGTTCGCCGGCGCTGGCCAGGCGCCGGCAGCCAGCGTCCGCGC contains the following coding sequences:
- a CDS encoding dihydrolipoamide acetyltransferase family protein; the protein is MKYFKLPDLGEGLQEAEIVEWHVKAGDAVKTDQLLVSVETAKAIVDIPAPYDGVVHKTFGAEGDILHVGEPLLAYEGEADSGTVVGRLEGGGEAQADSFFVGAAPSTREHLAPRATPAVRQLARQLGVDLSTLQGSGSDGLITRADVEAATQSARDKFGGEKLRGVRRSMAINMARSHAEVVPVVIVGDADLHRWTQARDPLVRLAQAIAVACRAEPVLNSWFDGKSLSIKQHEQLDLGIAVDSPEGLFVPVLRNVGARSAEDLKKGAERLRADVKARSIPPQEMMGATLTLSNFGTLFGRYANPIVVPPQVAIIGAGGIRDEPVAVDGKVVVHPILPLSLTFDHRAVTGGEAARFLKALVQALERAEA
- a CDS encoding DMT family transporter translates to MVFDRTSWAACGSTLLFVLLWGSGAIFARLGLDHASPFAFLVLRFALACAALLLLASLRGRWLPAPGQRRRTLLTGLLMIGGYTICYLLALDRGLTPGVLATVLGVQPILTLALLERRFAALRLVGLGMALGGLGLVVNEGLQHSRLSAEGMLFALAALACMTLGAIRQKGQEQAPMAVLPLQYGVSLLACVLVLPFQPWQLRFSLDFLVPLLWMALVISVAAQLLLYRLIRAGNLVDVTSLFYLVPVVTAAMDYLILGNRLSTSALGGMLAILLGLLLVFRFAPRQ